Proteins encoded together in one Bos indicus isolate NIAB-ARS_2022 breed Sahiwal x Tharparkar chromosome 3, NIAB-ARS_B.indTharparkar_mat_pri_1.0, whole genome shotgun sequence window:
- the LOC109556897 gene encoding olfactory receptor 2A12-like, producing MWMPPGQNQSWVSEFILHGFSSDPTTNRTLFSAFLLLFLSSVLGNGLIITLICLDTHLHTPMYFFLCILSLLDMGCVTTTVPQMLVHLLSRSQTISFAACWLQMCIFGAVGLTECILFVVVAFDRYVAICYPLRYTVILSLGLCTRLSAGTWACGFFFSLIHTFFTMRLPYCGPNMVNHYFCEGPSVRNLACMDTHVIEMVDSVISVFMVVAPLSLILASYICISQAIFKIKSMQARCKAFSTCASHLTVITFFYAPAIYIYMKPNSRYSPERDKQISLFYNVFSALLNPVVYSLRNKNIKGAFLKVMGKSRVIC from the coding sequence ATGTGGATGCCTCCAGGGCAGAACCAAAGCTGGGTTTCTGAATTTATCCTGCATGGCTTCTCCAGTGACCCCACGACCAACAGGACCCTCTTCAgtgccttccttcttcttttcctgaGCTCAGTCCTTGGCAATGGGCTCATCATCACCCTGATATGCCTGGACACGCATCTCCACactcccatgtacttcttcctctgtaTCCTCTCCCTGCTGGATATGGGCTGTGTCACCACCACTGTGCCCCAGATGCTGGTGCATCTTCTTTCTCGATCTCAGACCATCTCCTTTGCTGCTTGTTGGCTACAAATGTGCATTTTTGGTGCCGTGGGCCTGACTGAGTGCATTTTATTTGTCGTCGTGGCCTTTGACCGGTACGTGGCCATCTGCTATCCACTGCGTTATACTGTCATCCTCAGCTTGGGCCTGTGCACACGACTGTCAGCTGGGACCTGGGCCTGTGGTTTCTTCTTCTCTCTGATCCACACTTTTTTCACCATGAGACTGCCATACTGTGGGCCCAACATGGTCAACCACTACTTCTGTGAAGGCCCTTCAGTACGAAACTTGGCTTGCATGGATACTCATGTCATTGAAATGGTGGATTCGGTCATCAGTGTCTTCATGGTTGTTGCCCCACTCTCACTCATTCTGGCCTCCTACATCTGTATTTCCCAGGCCATTTTCAAGATTAAGTCCATGCAGGCCCGCTGCAAGGCTTTCTCCACCTGTGCCTCCCACCTGACTGTGATCACATTCTTCTATGCTCCAGCCATCTACATCTACATGAAGCCCAATTCGAGGTATTCCCCTGAGCGAGACAAGCAGATCTCACTCTTTTATAATGTCTTCTCTGCCCTCCTCAACCCTGTGGTTTACAGTCTGAGGAACAAGAACATCAAGGGGGCTTTTCTCAAAGTGATGGGTAAGAGTAGAGTGATCTGTTGA